In Citrus sinensis cultivar Valencia sweet orange chromosome 2, DVS_A1.0, whole genome shotgun sequence, a single genomic region encodes these proteins:
- the LOC102610231 gene encoding uncharacterized protein LOC102610231, with product MGNCLRRDTAAGKNEEQGRGRGVDGLKRMGTFTPPNEEEKRRVVRIKVVMTREELEQIMNSNKGDNYLKESSVEKLVAAMKLRGTRIYEVGTNDNNYGRSSSSWRPALESIPEDH from the coding sequence ATGGGAAATTGCTTGAGAAGGGATACAGCCGCAgggaaaaatgaagaacaagggCGAGGTAGAGGAGTTGATGGGTTGAAAAGAATGGGAACATTTACGCCGCCAAATGAAGAGGAGAAGAGAAGGGTTGTGAGGATTAAAGTTGTGATGACGCGAGAAGAATTGGAGCAAATTATGAACAGTAATAAGGGTGACAATTATTTGAAGGAATCTTCTGTGGAGAAATTGGTGGCTGCCATGAAGTTGAGGGGCACAAGGATCTATGAAGTTGGAACAAATGATAATAACTACGGGCGCAGCAGTAGCAGTTGGAGGCCAGCTTTGGAAAGCATTCCTGAGGATCATTGA